A single region of the Rathayibacter rathayi genome encodes:
- a CDS encoding succinate dehydrogenase iron-sulfur subunit, translated as MSTATLEQPPAAPAAPEAFTVTFIIRRFDPEVDAEPRWQDFDVEMYSTDRVLDALHRIKWDQDGSLTFRRSCAHGICGSDAMRINGRNRLACKTLIKDLDISQPIYIEAIKGLPLEKDLVVDMEPFFASYREVQPFLVANTPAPKGKERVQSVADRARFDDTTKCILCAACTSSCPVFWTDGQYFGPAAIVNAHRFIFDSRDDAGGARLDILNDKEGVWRCRTTFNCTEACPRGIQITQAIAEVKQAVIRGRA; from the coding sequence ATGTCGACCGCTACCCTCGAGCAGCCGCCCGCCGCCCCCGCGGCCCCGGAGGCTTTCACCGTCACGTTCATCATTCGCCGCTTCGACCCCGAGGTGGACGCCGAGCCGCGCTGGCAGGACTTCGACGTCGAGATGTACTCCACCGACCGGGTCCTCGACGCCCTGCACCGTATCAAGTGGGATCAGGACGGGTCGTTGACCTTCCGCCGCTCCTGCGCGCACGGTATTTGTGGCTCGGATGCGATGCGGATCAACGGCCGCAACCGCTTGGCCTGCAAGACGCTGATTAAGGATCTCGATATCTCGCAGCCGATCTACATCGAGGCGATCAAGGGACTGCCTCTCGAGAAGGATTTGGTCGTCGATATGGAGCCGTTCTTTGCCTCCTACCGCGAGGTCCAACCGTTCCTGGTCGCCAACACCCCGGCGCCCAAGGGCAAGGAGCGCGTGCAGTCGGTCGCCGACCGTGCCCGCTTCGACGACACCACCAAGTGCATCCTCTGCGCCGCGTGCACCTCGTCGTGCCCGGTGTTCTGGACCGACGGACAGTACTTCGGGCCGGCCGCGATCGTGAACGCCCACCGCTTCATCTTCGACTCGCGCGACGACGCGGGCGGCGCGCGGCTGGACATCCTCAACGACAAGGAGGGCGTGTGGCGCTGCCGCACGACCTTCAACTGCACGGAAGCGTGCCCGCGCGGTATCCAGATCACCCAGGCGATCGCCGAGGTGAAGCAGGCCGTCATCCGCGGCCGCGCCTGA
- the mfd gene encoding transcription-repair coupling factor encodes MPLNEIISALSRASTFDDALAYAVRDADFSVADGLRVPLLAGLIERRAEAGRQQAALVVTATGRDSENVRASLGCMLPDADVVEFPAWETLPHERLSPSAEIVGRRLDALRRMKHWSGERPLVVVASVRAALQPVADNLADIEPIRLVKGARGYDLGRISAELVDLAYARVDMVTRRGEFAVRGGILDVFPAVAEHPSRVDFFGDEVDSIRGFSVADQRSLPGEVDSVVLPPSRELLLVPAVRQRAREMLHEFPSLSAILAKIAEGIPVEGMESLAPALLERLVPLSHYLPEGAAVAVLAPERVATRAISLAETNREFLQAAWSAATAGAEAPIDLASGEFLSLGALRDSVTLSAPGADTPDHPWWTMSTFRQGPAAGEAEVLPEELGIDEILAVRVEGEPVPGFGANVEGALAHVRARLADGWTVVLTAPGTGTVERTDQVLAEHEVAARIVADLPAGLEGGLAYVVQASVDHGFEVAEAKLALVTDTEFYGRSVGYDSRAVKKLASRRKNVVDPLQLSPGDHVVHATHGIGRFVELSQREVSSGGRNAVKTRREYLVLEYAPSKRGFPGDKLLVPTDQLDLLSRYVGGEAPALSKMGGSDWAQAKSKARRAVRDIAVELVKLYSARMASRGHAFPPDTPWQRELEEAFPFAETPDQLTVIDEVKADMERPIPMDRLLSGDVGFGKTEIAVRAAFKAIQDGKQVAMLVPTTLLVRQHLETFQERFAGFPVHLRALSRFQSAKESKETIDGLADGTVDMVIATHRLLSDTIVFKDLGLLVIDEEQRFGVEHKDKLKALKKNVDILSMSATPIPRTLEMAVTGIREMSTLATPPEERHPILTFVGPYSEKQISAAIRRELLREGQVFFVHNRVSTINRAASQIAELVPEARIAVAHGKLSEAQLERIIVDFWERKFDVLVSTTIVETGLDIPNANTLIVDRADKYGLSQLHQLRGRVGRGRERAYAYLLYDETTPLSETAHDRLQTLAANSDLGGGMQIALKDLEIRGAGNLLGGEQSGHIQGVGFDLYLRMIGEAVDTFRGDVVEGQTELRLELPVDARIPEEYVDSERLRLEAYQKLSAASSPTAKEGSIDLVVEELTDRYGELPEAVENLILVSRLRMRAQRAGLSDVVAMGSNVRVAPAHLPDSIQVRLRRMYPSAKYLQQADAVVVPMPVLDGVPLGDRALIQWVASLLDALFPEPVSV; translated from the coding sequence GTGCCCCTCAACGAGATCATCTCGGCGCTGTCGCGCGCCTCCACCTTCGACGATGCGCTGGCGTACGCGGTGCGGGACGCTGATTTCTCGGTGGCGGATGGCCTTCGGGTTCCTCTGCTCGCGGGGCTGATCGAGCGACGAGCGGAGGCGGGGCGCCAGCAGGCCGCGCTGGTGGTCACGGCTACGGGGCGCGACTCCGAGAACGTTCGTGCCTCGCTCGGCTGCATGCTTCCGGACGCGGACGTCGTCGAGTTCCCCGCGTGGGAGACGCTGCCGCACGAGCGTCTGAGCCCGAGCGCCGAGATCGTCGGGCGGCGGCTCGACGCGCTACGGCGGATGAAGCACTGGTCGGGGGAGCGGCCGCTCGTGGTCGTCGCCTCGGTGCGCGCCGCGCTGCAGCCGGTCGCGGACAACCTGGCCGACATCGAGCCGATCCGGCTGGTGAAGGGTGCGCGCGGGTACGACCTGGGCCGCATTTCGGCCGAGCTGGTCGATCTGGCCTACGCGCGCGTCGACATGGTCACCCGCCGCGGCGAGTTCGCGGTGCGCGGCGGCATCCTCGACGTCTTCCCGGCAGTGGCCGAGCACCCGAGCCGGGTGGACTTCTTCGGCGATGAGGTCGACTCCATCCGCGGCTTCTCCGTGGCCGATCAGCGCTCGCTCCCGGGCGAGGTCGACTCCGTGGTCCTTCCCCCGAGCCGCGAGCTGCTGCTCGTGCCGGCGGTGCGCCAGCGGGCGCGCGAGATGCTCCACGAATTTCCGAGCTTGTCCGCGATACTCGCGAAGATCGCCGAGGGCATCCCGGTCGAGGGCATGGAGTCGTTGGCGCCCGCGCTGCTGGAACGACTGGTGCCTCTCTCGCACTACCTCCCCGAAGGCGCGGCCGTCGCCGTCCTCGCACCCGAGCGCGTGGCGACGCGGGCGATCAGCCTCGCCGAGACGAACCGCGAGTTCCTGCAGGCGGCGTGGAGCGCGGCGACCGCCGGCGCCGAGGCCCCGATCGACCTCGCCTCCGGTGAATTCCTCTCGCTCGGCGCGCTGCGCGACTCCGTGACACTCAGCGCTCCGGGCGCCGACACTCCGGATCACCCGTGGTGGACGATGAGCACGTTCCGCCAGGGCCCCGCCGCGGGCGAGGCCGAGGTGCTGCCGGAGGAACTCGGCATCGATGAGATCCTCGCCGTCCGCGTCGAGGGCGAGCCGGTCCCCGGTTTCGGGGCGAACGTCGAGGGCGCCCTCGCGCACGTCCGCGCACGCCTCGCCGACGGCTGGACCGTCGTCCTGACCGCCCCCGGCACGGGCACCGTTGAGCGCACCGATCAGGTGCTCGCCGAGCACGAGGTCGCGGCGCGCATCGTGGCCGACCTGCCCGCCGGGCTCGAGGGTGGTCTCGCCTACGTGGTGCAAGCCTCCGTCGACCACGGCTTCGAGGTCGCGGAGGCCAAGCTCGCCCTGGTCACCGACACCGAGTTCTACGGCCGCAGCGTCGGCTACGACTCCCGCGCGGTCAAGAAGCTCGCGTCGCGCCGCAAGAACGTCGTGGATCCACTGCAGCTCAGCCCCGGCGACCATGTGGTGCACGCCACGCACGGTATCGGCCGTTTCGTCGAACTCTCGCAGCGCGAAGTCTCCAGCGGCGGCCGCAACGCGGTGAAGACTCGCCGCGAGTACCTGGTGCTCGAATACGCGCCCAGCAAGCGCGGCTTCCCCGGCGACAAGCTGCTCGTCCCCACCGACCAACTCGACCTGCTCTCCCGCTACGTCGGCGGCGAGGCTCCGGCGCTGAGCAAGATGGGCGGGAGCGACTGGGCGCAGGCCAAGAGCAAGGCACGGCGAGCGGTCCGCGACATCGCGGTCGAGCTGGTGAAGCTGTACTCCGCCCGGATGGCCTCGCGCGGGCACGCGTTCCCGCCGGACACGCCGTGGCAGCGCGAGCTGGAGGAGGCGTTCCCCTTCGCCGAGACCCCCGATCAGCTCACGGTGATCGACGAGGTCAAGGCCGACATGGAGCGGCCGATCCCGATGGACCGCCTGCTCTCGGGCGACGTCGGCTTCGGTAAGACCGAGATCGCCGTGCGCGCCGCGTTCAAGGCGATTCAGGACGGCAAGCAGGTCGCGATGCTCGTGCCGACCACGCTGCTCGTGCGCCAGCACCTCGAGACGTTCCAGGAGCGCTTCGCAGGCTTCCCCGTGCACCTGCGGGCGCTCAGCCGGTTCCAGAGCGCGAAGGAGTCGAAGGAGACGATCGACGGCCTCGCCGACGGCACCGTCGACATGGTGATCGCAACGCACCGGCTCCTCAGCGACACCATCGTCTTCAAGGATCTGGGCCTGCTCGTGATCGACGAGGAGCAGCGTTTCGGCGTCGAGCACAAGGACAAGCTCAAGGCGCTAAAGAAGAACGTCGACATCCTCTCGATGAGCGCGACGCCGATCCCGCGCACGCTCGAAATGGCGGTGACCGGCATCCGCGAGATGTCGACTCTCGCTACTCCACCCGAAGAGCGCCATCCGATCCTGACCTTCGTCGGCCCCTACTCCGAGAAGCAGATCTCGGCCGCGATCCGCCGCGAGCTGCTGCGCGAGGGCCAAGTGTTCTTCGTGCACAATCGGGTCTCGACGATCAACCGTGCTGCCTCGCAGATCGCCGAACTGGTGCCGGAGGCGCGCATCGCCGTCGCCCACGGCAAGCTCAGCGAAGCTCAGCTCGAGCGGATCATCGTCGACTTCTGGGAGCGCAAGTTCGACGTGCTCGTCTCGACCACCATCGTCGAGACCGGTCTGGATATCCCGAACGCGAACACACTGATCGTCGACCGCGCCGACAAGTACGGGCTCTCGCAGTTGCACCAGTTGCGCGGACGGGTGGGCCGTGGCCGCGAGCGCGCCTACGCCTACCTCCTCTACGACGAGACGACGCCGTTGAGCGAGACGGCGCACGACCGGCTACAGACTCTTGCCGCCAACTCCGACCTCGGCGGCGGCATGCAGATCGCACTCAAAGACCTCGAGATCCGTGGCGCGGGCAATCTGCTCGGCGGCGAGCAGTCCGGGCATATCCAGGGCGTGGGGTTCGACCTGTACCTGCGCATGATCGGCGAGGCTGTCGATACCTTCCGCGGCGACGTCGTCGAGGGGCAGACGGAGCTGCGGCTCGAGCTGCCCGTCGACGCGCGCATCCCCGAGGAGTACGTCGACAGCGAGCGGCTGCGCCTGGAGGCGTACCAGAAGCTCTCGGCCGCGTCCTCGCCGACCGCGAAGGAGGGCAGCATCGACCTAGTGGTCGAGGAGCTGACCGACCGCTACGGCGAGCTGCCGGAGGCGGTTGAGAACCTGATCCTGGTGTCGCGGCTGCGGATGCGCGCGCAGAGGGCGGGCCTCAGCGACGTGGTTGCGATGGGCTCGAACGTCCGCGTCGCTCCCGCGCACCTGCCTGACTCGATCCAGGTGCGCCTGCGCCGGATGTACCCGAGTGCGAAGTACCTGCAGCAGGCCGATGCCGTCGTGGTACCGATGCCCGTGCTCGACGGCGTGCCGCTGGGCGACCGCGCGCTGATCCAGTGGGTGGCGTCGCTCCTGGACGCGCTGTTCCCGGAGCCGGTCTCGGTCTGA
- the pth gene encoding aminoacyl-tRNA hydrolase gives MGDTWLVVGLGNPGAQYARNRHNVGQMVLDELATRIGGSFRRHNRANAVVAEGFLRPGGPKLVLGKPNSFMNLSGGPTAQLLDFFSIDPSHLIVVHDELDIPFDTLRLKQGGGHGGHNGIRDILAATGGAEFLRVRVGIGRPPGRQLAADFVLKDFAAPEREALPILVSDAADAVDLIATSGLAAAQLRYHTLP, from the coding sequence ATGGGTGACACCTGGCTGGTCGTCGGACTGGGCAACCCGGGCGCGCAGTACGCACGCAACCGGCACAACGTCGGCCAGATGGTGCTCGACGAGCTCGCGACGCGGATTGGCGGCTCGTTCCGCCGACACAACCGCGCGAACGCCGTCGTCGCCGAAGGCTTCCTCCGCCCCGGGGGACCGAAGCTCGTGCTGGGCAAGCCCAACAGCTTCATGAACCTCTCGGGCGGGCCGACTGCGCAGCTGCTCGACTTCTTCTCGATCGACCCGTCGCACCTGATCGTGGTGCACGACGAGCTCGACATCCCGTTCGACACTCTGCGGCTGAAGCAGGGCGGCGGTCACGGGGGCCACAACGGCATCCGCGACATCCTCGCCGCGACCGGAGGAGCCGAGTTCTTGCGCGTGCGAGTCGGCATCGGACGCCCGCCGGGCCGCCAGCTGGCCGCCGACTTCGTGCTCAAGGACTTCGCCGCTCCCGAGCGCGAGGCCCTGCCGATCCTGGTGTCCGACGCTGCCGACGCCGTCGACCTCATCGCCACCTCCGGCCTAGCGGCCGCCCAACTCCGGTACCACACCCTCCCCTAA
- a CDS encoding 50S ribosomal protein L25/general stress protein Ctc, translating to MAELSNKVVVEVRTSFGKGAARKIRAQDKIPAVLYGHGTEPQHLTLPGHQVLLLTRKANAILELDIEGAAQTTLVKDIQRDPVRQIIEHIDLVVINKGEKVEVDIPVHIEGDAAPGTLVSIESNTLSLEVDATRIPQSVVVSVQGLEAGTQISAADVTLPEGATLVTDPEILIVNVTAEVEQDLGADDETPASGDVVAENAE from the coding sequence ATGGCTGAACTGAGCAATAAGGTCGTCGTCGAGGTCCGTACCTCGTTCGGCAAGGGCGCCGCCCGCAAGATCCGCGCGCAGGACAAGATCCCCGCGGTCCTCTACGGCCACGGCACCGAGCCCCAGCACCTCACCCTCCCGGGCCACCAGGTGCTCCTGCTTACCCGTAAGGCGAACGCGATCCTCGAACTCGACATCGAGGGCGCGGCGCAGACCACGCTGGTGAAGGACATCCAGCGCGACCCGGTGCGTCAGATCATCGAGCACATCGACCTCGTCGTCATCAACAAGGGCGAGAAGGTCGAGGTCGACATTCCCGTGCACATCGAGGGCGACGCCGCTCCCGGCACCCTCGTCTCGATCGAGTCGAACACCCTCTCGCTCGAGGTCGATGCCACGCGCATTCCGCAGAGCGTCGTCGTCTCCGTCCAGGGCCTCGAGGCCGGCACGCAGATCTCCGCCGCCGACGTCACGCTCCCCGAGGGTGCGACGCTGGTCACCGACCCCGAGATCCTCATCGTCAACGTCACCGCCGAGGTCGAGCAGGACCTGGGTGCGGACGACGAGACTCCGGCCTCGGGCGACGTCGTCGCCGAGAACGCGGAGTAG